In Streptomyces sp. NBC_01551, one DNA window encodes the following:
- a CDS encoding DUF6461 domain-containing protein, whose amino-acid sequence MLIADISGAIGDTGGAGIQWLAHWDSWFVSLTFARGIGPEELAARLGALPDIHPGPLGAMDAWSMAGETVDGDGVARVGSWGGWSFAVEHGLPAGAERLAEVSRGGVEAVHLDPQPDHPPRQFAYARDGELVCCFGLGEECWRGGHQPDFLLPELVTAGILAPDGAYVRPEDEPGEERDRLTLAVLEARFALALPRHLIEETPLPAFVTCTR is encoded by the coding sequence GTGCTGATAGCCGACATCTCGGGCGCCATCGGGGACACCGGCGGCGCCGGCATCCAGTGGCTCGCCCACTGGGACAGCTGGTTCGTGAGTCTCACCTTCGCCCGGGGCATAGGCCCCGAGGAACTCGCGGCCCGCCTCGGCGCGCTGCCCGACATCCACCCCGGTCCGCTCGGCGCGATGGACGCCTGGAGCATGGCCGGCGAGACCGTGGACGGCGACGGGGTGGCCCGGGTCGGCAGCTGGGGCGGCTGGTCCTTCGCCGTCGAGCACGGCCTGCCGGCCGGCGCCGAGCGGCTCGCCGAGGTCTCCCGGGGCGGCGTCGAGGCCGTCCACCTCGACCCGCAGCCGGACCACCCGCCCCGCCAGTTCGCGTACGCCCGCGACGGGGAGCTGGTGTGCTGCTTCGGCCTCGGCGAGGAGTGCTGGCGCGGCGGCCACCAGCCCGACTTCCTCCTCCCGGAACTGGTCACGGCCGGCATCCTCGCGCCCGACGGGGCCTACGTGCGCCCCGAGGACGAACCGGGCGAGGAGCGCGACCGGCTCACCCTCGCCGTACTGGAAGCCCGCTTCGCGCTCGCCCTGCCGAGGCACCTGATCGAGGAGACGCCGCTCCCGGCATTCGTGACGTGCACGCGGTAG
- a CDS encoding DUF6400 family protein encodes MAPSPPTPPTGPDEAGRPDAPALVDFTVDLTRQEALRQVHVLDAIGPDWDPMEVLRGEEAAYDLLYSGLDADQQRLYDDLVAAGVLPRRGGGRAAA; translated from the coding sequence ATGGCTCCCTCTCCCCCCACACCTCCCACCGGTCCGGACGAAGCCGGCCGGCCGGACGCTCCCGCACTGGTCGACTTCACCGTCGACCTCACGCGCCAGGAGGCGCTCCGGCAGGTCCACGTCCTGGACGCGATCGGCCCCGACTGGGACCCGATGGAGGTGCTCCGCGGCGAGGAGGCGGCGTACGACCTGCTGTACTCCGGTCTCGACGCCGACCAGCAGCGCCTGTACGACGACCTCGTCGCGGCCGGCGTGCTGCCGCGGCGCGGGGGCGGCCGTGCTGCCGCTTGA
- a CDS encoding subtilase-type protease inhibitor: MRSIARGLGLGSAAMALTALTALAWPGTAGAAPSGTESLYAPSALVLGITAGEDASSGTVLRAVTLVCAPTPRGTHPSPAAACAELRANFDTLDAVTEPEWGTACTREWNPMTVTADGVWQGRRMSYSYTFGNPCGLHNTSGSLFGF; the protein is encoded by the coding sequence ATGCGGTCCATCGCAAGGGGTCTCGGACTCGGTTCCGCCGCCATGGCTCTCACCGCGCTCACCGCGCTGGCCTGGCCCGGAACGGCCGGAGCCGCGCCCTCCGGTACGGAAAGCCTGTACGCGCCGTCGGCCCTCGTGCTCGGCATCACCGCCGGGGAGGACGCGTCGAGCGGTACGGTGCTGCGCGCGGTGACCCTCGTATGCGCGCCGACGCCGCGCGGCACGCACCCGTCGCCCGCCGCCGCGTGCGCCGAATTACGCGCCAACTTCGACACGTTGGACGCGGTGACGGAGCCCGAGTGGGGCACGGCGTGTACCAGGGAGTGGAACCCCATGACAGTGACGGCCGACGGCGTGTGGCAGGGGCGCCGGATGAGCTACTCGTACACCTTCGGCAACCCCTGCGGGCTGCACAACACCAGCGGGTCCCTGTTCGGGTTCTGA
- a CDS encoding roadblock/LC7 domain-containing protein, which translates to MMTAMVSAEAEAELLAELRRLRARVPQLTGTLAASVDGLVLAQDSAAAEAEAVAALTAAALGVAQRLSDSTGQGGFRELLVRGEHGYVATYAAGEAAVLTLIAEPRVNVGRLHLEARRSSLRIAELIEHSLGRRGPGAHAPGAPPA; encoded by the coding sequence ATGATGACGGCGATGGTGTCCGCCGAGGCCGAAGCAGAGCTACTCGCCGAGCTCCGGCGGCTGCGCGCCCGTGTCCCCCAGCTCACCGGCACCCTCGCCGCGAGCGTCGACGGCCTCGTGCTCGCCCAGGACAGCGCTGCCGCCGAAGCCGAGGCCGTGGCGGCCCTGACCGCCGCCGCCCTCGGAGTGGCGCAACGGCTCAGCGACAGCACCGGCCAGGGCGGCTTCCGCGAACTCCTCGTACGCGGCGAACACGGGTACGTCGCCACCTACGCGGCGGGCGAAGCGGCCGTTCTCACCCTGATCGCGGAGCCGCGCGTCAACGTCGGCCGCCTCCACCTGGAGGCACGGCGCTCCAGCCTGCGCATCGCCGAGCTCATCGAGCACAGCCTCGGCCGACGGGGACCGGGCGCCCATGCCCCCGGCGCCCCGCCCGCCTGA
- a CDS encoding (2Fe-2S)-binding protein, whose amino-acid sequence MPSHTFTVNGRSVTVDAPDDLPLLWVLRDMLGVHGPKYGCGVDVCKACTSHLDGADIRPCVVPVSACAGKTVTTIEGLADGDELHPVQEAWLEQDVSQCGFCQPGQIMAAVALLGRTSAPTDEDIDAIANICRCGTYFRIREAIRSAAARM is encoded by the coding sequence GTGCCCTCGCACACCTTCACCGTCAACGGGCGGAGCGTCACCGTTGACGCCCCCGACGACCTGCCCCTGCTGTGGGTCCTGCGCGACATGCTGGGCGTCCACGGCCCCAAGTACGGCTGCGGCGTGGACGTCTGCAAGGCCTGCACCAGCCACCTCGACGGCGCGGACATCCGCCCGTGCGTGGTGCCCGTGTCGGCGTGCGCCGGGAAGACGGTGACCACCATCGAGGGGCTGGCCGACGGCGACGAACTGCACCCCGTGCAGGAGGCCTGGCTCGAACAGGACGTCTCCCAGTGCGGTTTCTGCCAGCCCGGGCAGATCATGGCCGCCGTCGCCCTGCTGGGGCGCACCAGCGCGCCCACGGACGAGGACATCGACGCCATCGCCAACATCTGCCGCTGCGGAACCTACTTCCGGATCCGCGAGGCCATCCGCAGCGCCGCCGCCCGGATGTGA
- a CDS encoding CdaR family transcriptional regulator, with protein sequence MDRIIEQIREDLARRIAVTADRLADRTLAEDPAYAALLGRAELRERIHLTLRQAVEGLARSARGLPPELADARATGRLRAEQGLPLDSLLRVYRHSGRMLWQTLVEAVGAYDRAALPRLLPGAAALWDVLDQMTDAASEAYRHTEAARGERDREHRAALLDALLDGTGTAAEAAARLGLPERGRFAVVVLGPGGTGSAGLESGSGAPRVLRRIRADGESALVELGHLPLEAVRERLAPLGVRAGISPVVEDPADLARARRLAALALRTAPAPGSGGGPRTAVLDERLPAALVAAHAELADRLRQVVLGPVLALPPEDGRVLLTTLGTWLACQGSTTYAAQRLYCHRNTVSNRLRRLEQLTGRSLSDPAHVVELALAHAAVTQRAAATAQAAPAAPIPAGTARRSPRPQG encoded by the coding sequence ATGGATCGGATCATCGAGCAGATACGCGAGGACCTGGCCCGCCGGATCGCCGTGACGGCCGACCGGCTCGCCGACCGCACCCTGGCCGAGGATCCCGCGTACGCCGCGCTGCTGGGCCGCGCCGAGCTGCGCGAGCGGATCCACCTCACCCTGCGCCAGGCCGTCGAGGGCCTGGCTCGCAGCGCCCGCGGGCTGCCGCCGGAGCTGGCCGACGCCCGCGCCACCGGCCGGCTCCGGGCCGAGCAGGGCCTGCCGCTCGACTCGCTGCTGCGCGTCTACCGGCACAGCGGGCGGATGCTGTGGCAGACCCTCGTCGAGGCCGTCGGCGCCTACGACCGGGCGGCGCTGCCCCGGCTGCTGCCGGGCGCCGCCGCGCTGTGGGACGTACTGGACCAGATGACGGACGCCGCGTCGGAGGCGTACCGGCACACCGAGGCGGCGCGCGGGGAGCGCGACCGGGAGCACCGGGCGGCCCTGCTGGACGCGCTGCTGGACGGCACCGGGACGGCGGCGGAGGCCGCCGCGCGGCTGGGCCTCCCGGAGCGCGGCCGCTTCGCGGTGGTCGTCCTGGGGCCGGGCGGCACCGGCAGCGCGGGCCTGGAATCCGGCTCGGGCGCCCCGCGCGTGCTGCGGCGGATCCGGGCCGACGGGGAGAGCGCCCTGGTGGAGCTGGGTCACCTGCCGCTGGAGGCCGTACGGGAGCGGCTCGCGCCGCTCGGGGTGCGGGCCGGGATCAGCCCGGTCGTGGAGGACCCCGCCGACCTGGCGCGGGCCCGGCGGCTGGCCGCGCTCGCGCTGCGCACCGCGCCGGCCCCCGGCTCCGGCGGCGGCCCGCGCACGGCCGTGCTCGACGAGCGGCTCCCGGCGGCGCTCGTCGCGGCCCACGCGGAGCTGGCGGACCGGCTGCGCCAGGTGGTGCTGGGTCCGGTGCTGGCGCTGCCCCCGGAGGACGGCCGGGTGCTGCTGACCACGCTGGGGACCTGGCTGGCTTGCCAGGGCTCGACCACGTACGCCGCGCAGCGGCTGTACTGCCACCGCAACACCGTCTCGAACCGGCTGCGCCGCCTGGAGCAGCTCACGGGCCGGTCGCTGTCCGATCCGGCGCACGTGGTGGAGCTGGCGCTGGCCCACGCGGCGGTGACGCAGCGGGCGGCGGCTACCGCGCAGGCCGCGCCGGCCGCGCCGATTCCAGCAGGTACGGCACGTCGATCACCGCGACCCCAGGGGTGA
- a CDS encoding Crp/Fnr family transcriptional regulator, with product MSTPSPVRIAAVLSTEHRGRLMSHAREVNFPEGARVFDEGARAESFWIVRSGTMTLELPMPSRRPTPIESLGPGELVGWSWLFPPYVWQLSAEAMTPVRAYEFDATTVRMLMDADPAFGSAIGHWVGRVLALRLQQTRTRLIDMYAPRAIAG from the coding sequence GTGAGCACACCTTCCCCCGTCCGGATCGCCGCCGTCCTGTCCACCGAGCACCGTGGACGGCTCATGTCGCACGCCCGCGAGGTCAATTTCCCCGAGGGCGCCCGGGTCTTCGACGAAGGGGCCCGTGCGGAATCCTTCTGGATCGTACGGTCCGGCACGATGACCCTGGAGCTCCCCATGCCCAGCCGTCGCCCCACGCCCATCGAGAGCCTCGGCCCCGGTGAGCTGGTCGGCTGGTCGTGGCTGTTCCCGCCGTACGTGTGGCAGCTGAGCGCGGAGGCGATGACACCGGTCCGCGCGTACGAGTTCGACGCCACGACCGTGCGGATGCTCATGGACGCCGACCCGGCCTTCGGCTCGGCCATCGGGCACTGGGTCGGGCGGGTCCTCGCCCTCCGGCTCCAGCAGACCCGTACGCGCCTGATCGACATGTACGCCCCGCGCGCCATCGCCGGCTAG
- a CDS encoding VOC family protein: MSGNGFTTCLWFDGNAEAAADYYVSVFKNGSIGRIGHYNEAGPGRAGDVMVVEFEINGQKFIGLNGGPQFPFTEAISFQINAEDEAEADYYYEELTKDGGEESACGWVKDKFGVSWQVIPPGAIDLIADPDPGRAARATAAMMKMKKLDVAELRRAADAG, translated from the coding sequence ATGAGCGGCAACGGATTCACCACCTGCCTGTGGTTCGACGGCAACGCGGAGGCGGCGGCCGACTACTACGTGTCGGTGTTCAAGAACGGCAGCATCGGCAGGATCGGCCACTACAACGAGGCGGGCCCCGGCCGGGCCGGCGACGTGATGGTCGTCGAGTTCGAGATCAACGGGCAGAAGTTCATCGGCCTCAACGGCGGACCCCAGTTCCCGTTCACCGAGGCCATCTCCTTCCAGATCAACGCGGAGGACGAGGCCGAGGCGGACTACTACTACGAAGAGCTCACCAAGGACGGCGGCGAGGAGTCCGCCTGCGGCTGGGTCAAGGACAAGTTCGGGGTCTCCTGGCAGGTCATCCCGCCCGGGGCCATCGACCTGATCGCCGACCCGGACCCGGGGCGCGCCGCCCGCGCCACCGCCGCCATGATGAAGATGAAGAAGCTCGACGTGGCGGAGCTGCGCCGCGCGGCCGACGCCGGCTGA
- a CDS encoding transcriptional regulator produces MTPSTLPGTPVEVSPLLTRLAAERATGALLRDRGTLFLEDGRIVHAESPATPGLDVLLTTGGGLAPERWREAVDRAGARRQVARFLVDSGGLAGGELEICHLAAIFDAAFFALSPGSGPSRFRRGATHWIGSVRSVPAAAVERETLRRRELLDAVWPYPLLDTAPVVPRPAAPGQTVTARQRLLLARADGIRTPADLAWVLGRPAFHTLLDVRRLAAAGLVETPHAPAPPPVEAPLPDWMTQAQPPDVALLRRLRDALEASL; encoded by the coding sequence ATGACCCCCTCCACCCTCCCCGGCACCCCCGTTGAGGTATCTCCCTTGCTCACCCGGCTCGCAGCCGAACGCGCCACCGGCGCCCTCCTCCGCGACCGCGGCACGCTCTTCCTCGAAGACGGCCGCATCGTCCACGCCGAAAGCCCCGCCACCCCTGGACTCGACGTCCTCCTCACCACCGGCGGCGGTCTCGCCCCCGAGCGCTGGCGGGAGGCCGTCGACCGGGCCGGCGCCCGCCGCCAGGTCGCCCGCTTCCTCGTCGACAGCGGCGGGCTCGCGGGAGGCGAACTGGAAATCTGCCATCTCGCCGCGATATTCGACGCCGCCTTCTTCGCCCTCTCCCCGGGCAGCGGCCCCTCCCGGTTCCGCCGCGGGGCCACCCACTGGATCGGCTCCGTACGCTCCGTCCCCGCCGCCGCCGTCGAACGCGAGACCCTGCGCCGCCGCGAACTCCTCGACGCGGTCTGGCCGTACCCCCTGCTCGACACCGCCCCCGTCGTGCCCCGCCCCGCCGCCCCCGGCCAGACGGTCACCGCACGCCAGCGCCTCCTGCTGGCCCGGGCGGACGGCATACGCACGCCGGCCGACCTCGCCTGGGTACTGGGCCGGCCGGCCTTCCACACACTGCTCGACGTACGAAGACTCGCAGCGGCCGGACTCGTCGAAACCCCCCACGCCCCCGCTCCGCCACCGGTGGAAGCACCGCTGCCGGACTGGATGACCCAAGCCCAACCCCCGGACGTGGCGCTGCTCCGCCGGTTACGCGACGCACTGGAGGCAAGCCTGTGA
- a CDS encoding Sir2 family NAD-dependent protein deacetylase: MGKPLVAVFSGAGMSTDSGIPDYRGPQGLWRREPDAEKLVTYEYYMADPEIRRRSWLMRAEIGALGAQPNAAHRAVAELERGGTPVRVITQNVDGLHQLAGMPARKVFELHGSARSVLCTACHARSGMDEALARVAAGEPDPACAACGGILKAATVMFGERLDPQVLGQAVAVAKGCQVFVAVGSTLQVQPAASLAGMAAEAGARLIIVNAEETPYDPLADEVIREPIGTALPALLARIAAPSESAT, encoded by the coding sequence ATGGGAAAGCCGCTTGTCGCAGTGTTCAGTGGGGCCGGGATGTCCACCGATTCCGGGATCCCGGACTACCGGGGACCGCAGGGGTTGTGGCGGCGCGAGCCCGACGCCGAGAAGCTCGTGACGTACGAGTACTACATGGCCGATCCGGAGATCCGGCGGCGCTCCTGGCTGATGCGCGCCGAGATCGGCGCCCTCGGCGCGCAGCCGAACGCCGCGCACCGGGCCGTCGCCGAGCTGGAGCGCGGCGGCACCCCGGTCCGGGTGATCACCCAGAACGTGGACGGGCTGCACCAGCTCGCCGGGATGCCCGCGCGCAAGGTGTTCGAGCTGCACGGCAGCGCCCGGTCGGTTCTGTGCACGGCCTGCCACGCCCGGTCGGGGATGGACGAGGCGCTGGCCCGGGTCGCCGCCGGGGAGCCGGATCCCGCGTGTGCGGCCTGCGGCGGGATCCTGAAGGCGGCCACCGTGATGTTCGGCGAGCGACTCGATCCGCAGGTGCTGGGGCAGGCCGTGGCGGTGGCCAAGGGGTGCCAGGTGTTCGTCGCGGTCGGGTCGACGCTCCAGGTGCAGCCCGCCGCCTCGCTGGCCGGCATGGCGGCGGAGGCGGGGGCCCGGCTGATCATCGTGAACGCGGAGGAGACCCCGTACGACCCGCTGGCCGACGAGGTGATCCGCGAGCCGATCGGCACCGCCCTGCCCGCGCTCCTGGCCCGGATCGCGGCTCCGAGCGAGTCCGCGACGTAG
- a CDS encoding GNAT family N-acetyltransferase has protein sequence MTGFEIVGASAADMELLRAWADEEGWNPGDGDRFAFAVADPEGFLVGRLDGEPVACISAVRYGAGFGFIGFYIARPAFRGRGYGIRLWNAGMQRLDGRLVGLDGVVEQQDNYRKSGFRSAWNNVRHEGVPQDLPGGAAAADGVAIVDAATLPFPQLAAYDSRFFPERRDAFLSAWTGLPGRTALAAVRDGRVEGLGVIRPCSSASRIGPLYAATPQVAAALLRRLAEHAPGGEVAVDVPDANPAATALVAGLGLTPTFEAARMYTGAAPELDLAGLYGVTSLELG, from the coding sequence ATGACAGGATTCGAGATTGTCGGCGCCAGCGCCGCTGACATGGAACTGCTGCGCGCCTGGGCCGACGAGGAGGGCTGGAATCCGGGCGACGGCGACCGCTTCGCCTTCGCGGTCGCCGACCCCGAGGGCTTCCTCGTCGGCCGGCTCGACGGCGAACCGGTCGCCTGTATCTCGGCCGTGCGCTACGGGGCCGGGTTCGGCTTCATCGGCTTCTACATCGCCCGCCCCGCCTTCCGCGGCCGGGGTTACGGGATCCGGCTCTGGAACGCCGGGATGCAGCGGCTCGACGGGCGGCTCGTAGGGCTGGACGGGGTGGTCGAGCAGCAGGACAACTACCGTAAATCCGGGTTCCGTTCGGCCTGGAACAACGTCCGCCACGAAGGCGTGCCCCAGGACCTGCCGGGCGGTGCGGCGGCCGCCGACGGGGTGGCGATCGTGGACGCGGCCACCCTGCCCTTCCCTCAACTCGCCGCCTACGACAGCCGGTTCTTCCCCGAGCGGCGCGACGCGTTCCTCTCCGCCTGGACGGGCCTTCCCGGCCGCACCGCCCTCGCCGCCGTCCGCGACGGCCGCGTCGAGGGGCTCGGTGTGATCCGCCCGTGCAGCTCCGCCTCCCGGATCGGCCCCCTGTACGCCGCCACCCCGCAGGTGGCGGCCGCCCTGCTGCGGCGGCTCGCGGAGCACGCGCCCGGCGGGGAGGTCGCCGTGGACGTGCCCGACGCGAACCCGGCGGCCACCGCGCTGGTCGCCGGCCTGGGCCTGACCCCGACCTTCGAGGCGGCCCGCATGTACACGGGCGCGGCGCCCGAGCTGGACCTGGCGGGCCTGTACGGGGTCACCAGCCTCGAACTGGGCTGA
- a CDS encoding APC family permease, whose translation MRRINAKRVLVGEPLDTARLGETLLPKRLALPIFCSDPLSSVAYATEEILLILALGGVTLLHLTWYAAAAIVFLMLVVVASYRQTCHAYPGGGGAYVVSAENLGQTAALTAASALLVDYVLTVAVSVVSGVAAITSAVPALSDHQVGLSVGFVVLLTLMNLRGVRESGRVFAVPTYGFVLVIYVMFAVAAVRYATGDTVRAESADLPIIAEGTFTGLGLVLLAMRAFASGCTALTGVEAISNGVPAFRKPKSRNAATTLAAMGALSITMFTGITVLAMAYHVHVAADPTELGLPAGTPTSTALAQIGRATFGDWHFLFYLLQAVTAGVLVLAANTAFNGFPMLASILAKDHYAPRQLYNRGDRLVYSNGIVLLALAAVALIVAFDAQLTRLIQLYIIGVFVSFTLSQSGMVRHWKRELASPATPRQERVHIHRRRAINAVGACMTALVLVIVLITKFTHGAWLVVIAMPVLFIGMKGVRRHYDTVAAQVAVAPGIRPRMPARHHVVVLVANVHAPTLKALGYARGCGRTP comes from the coding sequence ATGAGGCGTATCAATGCGAAACGCGTGCTGGTCGGCGAGCCGCTCGACACCGCGCGCCTGGGCGAGACCCTGCTGCCCAAACGGCTCGCGCTCCCGATCTTCTGCAGCGACCCGCTCTCCTCGGTGGCCTACGCCACCGAGGAGATCCTGCTGATCCTCGCCCTCGGCGGCGTCACGCTGCTGCACCTCACCTGGTACGCCGCCGCCGCGATCGTCTTCCTGATGCTGGTGGTCGTCGCCTCGTACCGGCAGACCTGCCACGCCTACCCCGGCGGCGGTGGCGCGTACGTCGTCAGCGCCGAGAACCTCGGCCAGACCGCCGCGCTCACCGCCGCCAGCGCGCTGCTGGTCGACTACGTCCTGACCGTCGCCGTGTCGGTGGTGTCCGGCGTCGCCGCGATCACCTCGGCCGTCCCCGCGCTGAGCGACCACCAAGTCGGGCTCTCCGTGGGGTTCGTGGTGCTGCTGACCCTGATGAACCTGCGCGGCGTACGGGAGTCGGGGCGGGTCTTCGCCGTGCCCACCTACGGGTTCGTCCTCGTCATCTACGTCATGTTCGCGGTCGCGGCGGTCCGGTACGCCACCGGCGACACCGTCCGCGCCGAATCCGCCGACCTCCCGATCATCGCGGAGGGCACCTTCACCGGCCTCGGCCTGGTCCTGCTCGCGATGCGCGCCTTCGCCTCTGGCTGCACCGCGCTGACCGGTGTCGAGGCGATCAGCAACGGCGTTCCCGCCTTCCGCAAGCCCAAGAGCCGCAACGCCGCCACCACCCTGGCCGCGATGGGCGCCCTGTCGATCACCATGTTCACCGGGATCACCGTCCTGGCCATGGCCTACCACGTCCACGTCGCCGCCGACCCGACCGAGCTCGGGCTGCCCGCCGGCACCCCCACCTCCACCGCGCTCGCCCAGATCGGCCGCGCCACCTTCGGAGACTGGCACTTCCTCTTCTACCTGCTCCAGGCCGTCACCGCCGGCGTGCTGGTCCTCGCCGCGAACACCGCCTTCAACGGCTTCCCGATGCTCGCCTCGATCCTCGCCAAGGACCACTACGCGCCCCGCCAGCTCTACAACCGCGGCGACCGGCTCGTCTACTCCAACGGCATCGTGCTGCTCGCGCTCGCCGCCGTCGCCCTCATCGTCGCCTTCGACGCCCAGCTGACCCGTCTCATCCAGCTCTACATCATCGGCGTCTTCGTCTCCTTCACCCTGTCCCAGTCGGGCATGGTCCGGCACTGGAAGCGGGAACTCGCCTCGCCCGCGACCCCCCGTCAGGAGCGGGTCCACATCCACCGCCGCCGCGCCATCAACGCGGTCGGCGCCTGCATGACCGCCCTGGTGCTCGTGATCGTCCTCATCACCAAGTTCACGCACGGCGCCTGGCTGGTCGTCATCGCGATGCCGGTTCTGTTCATCGGCATGAAGGGCGTCCGGCGCCACTACGACACCGTCGCCGCGCAGGTCGCCGTCGCCCCCGGGATCCGGCCGCGGATGCCCGCCCGCCACCACGTCGTCGTCCTGGTCGCCAACGTGCACGCGCCGACGCTCAAGGCCCTCGGCTACGCGCGGGGCTGCGGCCGGACACCCTGA
- a CDS encoding TetR/AcrR family transcriptional regulator: MRQNPERRAALLDAAIEVLAREGSRGLTLRAVDKEAGVPTGTASNYFANRAQLLVQILHRTRERLVPDPADLAGPLDTKVLLEQLLARMRRERSVHIAMLELRLEATRRPELQEEAARFQGLELEANVAFHLAAGLPGDRQGVVLLYLAMLGLIVDDLTVPAVLDPYPVEGLIEAMVERLLPDSPAE; this comes from the coding sequence ATGCGCCAGAATCCGGAGCGCCGCGCCGCGCTGCTCGACGCCGCCATCGAAGTCCTGGCCCGCGAGGGCTCGCGCGGCCTGACCCTGCGCGCGGTCGACAAGGAGGCGGGCGTACCGACCGGCACCGCCTCGAACTACTTCGCGAACCGTGCCCAGCTGCTGGTCCAGATCCTGCACCGGACCCGGGAACGCCTGGTCCCCGACCCGGCGGACCTGGCCGGGCCCCTGGACACCAAGGTGCTGCTCGAACAGCTCCTCGCCCGGATGCGGCGCGAGCGAAGCGTGCACATCGCGATGCTGGAGCTCCGGCTGGAGGCCACCCGACGCCCCGAGCTCCAGGAGGAGGCCGCCCGGTTCCAGGGCCTCGAACTGGAGGCGAACGTCGCCTTCCACCTGGCGGCGGGCCTGCCCGGGGACCGGCAGGGCGTCGTCCTGCTCTACCTCGCCATGCTGGGCCTGATCGTGGACGACCTGACCGTGCCGGCGGTCCTGGACCCCTATCCCGTGGAGGGGCTCATTGAGGCAATGGTCGAGCGCCTCCTCCCGGATTCGCCCGCGGAGTGA